A genome region from Manihot esculenta cultivar AM560-2 chromosome 5, M.esculenta_v8, whole genome shotgun sequence includes the following:
- the LOC110615562 gene encoding uncharacterized protein LOC110615562: protein MDIVESILDIPVQDPPEEEFSSADLTWTKLGTADRHDDVALIPYERVDTFIIGECSNVECPTRFHIERGRKRSRGSLKEYKDDEYLEYKLYWCSFGPENYGEGGGILPSRRYRLNTRNRAARPQSMRGCTCHFVVKRLYARPSLALIIYNDRRHVNKSGFVCHGPLDRDAIGPGAKKIPYICNEIQQQTMSMIYLGIPEENVLEKHIEGIQRYCGSNAKVDSLASQYVQKLGMIIRRSTHELDLDDQASIRMWVERNKKSIFFYQDTSEADPFILGIQTEWQLQQMIRFGHRSVVAADSTFGIKRLKYPLCTLLVFDSRQHALPVAWVITRSSAKPDVAKWMRALLSRASSVEPGWKISGFFIDDAAMEIDPIRDIFGCPILFSLWRVRRSWLRNIVKKCGNIEVQREMFKRLGKIVYGIWGGLDTWAALEELTHDFVDQTAFIQYFKASWVPKIEMWLSTMRALPLASQEASGAIEAYHVKLKAKLFDDSHLGALQRVDWLVHKLTTELHSSYWLDRYADESDSFLNVKEEYVASTSWHRALQIADDAVTVDDKDQLFAKVSSQKDNNLTHTVWNPGSEFAFCDCAWSLQGNLCKHVIKVNMMCENRQGYQSSMSFQSFKEILTSLRKKQTDDSVSLDLLMAWTHQMLEQIKQLVELNSSSNISSVVNNMPLKWVSKKGRTSFGIPSSIPILPSTSKTSTKTVAARPRNRKRKRL from the exons ATGGATATAGTTGAATCCATACTAGATATTCCAGTGCAAGATCCTCCAGAGGAGGAATTCTCTTCTGCTGATTTGACTTGGACCAAGCTTGGAACAGCTGACCGGCATGATGATGTAGCTCTCATTCCTTATGAGCGAGTTGATACTTTCATTATTGGAGAATGCTCTAATGTAGAGTGCCCAACTCGTTTCCATATTGAGAGGGGAAGAAAACGATCAAGGGGCAGCTTAAAGGAGTACAAGGATGATGAATATTTGGAATATAAACT GTATTGGTGTTCGTTTGGTCCTGAGAATTACGGAGAAGGTGGAGGCATATTACCTAGTCGAAGATATCGACTAAACACCCGAAATCGTGCTGCTAGGCCTCAGTCCATGCGGGGCTGTACATGCCATTTTGTCGTGAAACGCCTATATGCTCGTCCTTCACTTGCCCTTATCATATATAATGACAGGCGTCATGTAAACAAGTCTGGTTTTGTCTGCCATGGTCCACTTGACAGAGATGCCATTGGCCCTGGAGCCAAGAAGATTCCTTATATCTGTAATGAAATTCAGCAACAAACAATGTCTATGATCTATCTTGGAATTCCTGAGGAGAATGTGCTGGAGAAACACATTGAGGGCATTCAGCGATATTGTGGTTCAAATGCAAAGGTTGATAGCCTTGCCTCACAATACGTTCAAAAACTTGGGATGATTATAAGGAGATCCACCCATGAGTTGGATCTAGATGATCAAGCTAGCATCAGGATGTGGGTTGAACGCAATAAGAAatctattttcttttatcaGGATACTTCAGAAGCTGATCCTTTTATTCTGGGGATTCAAACAGAGTGGCAGTTGCAACAAATGATCCGATTTGGACATCGCAGTGTCGTTGCTGCTGATTCAACATTTGGCATTAAAAGACTCAAG TATCCATTGTGCACACTTCTTGTGTTTGATTCAAGACAACATGCACTCCCTGTTGCATGGGTCATCACACGCAGTTCTGCAAAACCAGATGTTGCCAAGTGGATGAGGGCTTTACTCAGCCGAGCTTCAAGTGTAGAGCCTGGATGGAAGATCAGTGGATTTTTTATTGACGATGCTGCAATGGAGATTGATCCCATAAG GGACATATTTGGTTGCCCCATATTGTTTTCTTTGTGGCGTGTTCGTAGATCATGGCTGAGGAATATTGTTAAAAAATGTGGTAACATTGAAGTTCAGCGGGAGATGTTCAAACGTCTGGGAAAAATAGTTTATGGAATTTGGGGTGGACTTGACACCTGGGCTGCCTTGGAAGAGTTGACTCATGATTTTGTTGATCAAACTGCATTCATACAATATTTCAAAGCTTCTTGGGTGCCTAAGATTG AAATGTGGCTTTCAACGATGAGAGCTCTGCCTCTTGCAAGCCAGGAGGCATCTGGTGCCATAGAAGCCTATCATGTAAAGCTGAAAGCCAAATTATTTGATGATTCTCATCTTGGTGCACTCCAGAGAGTTGATTGGTTAGTACACAAACTGACAACCGAGTTGCATTCAAGCTACTGGCTAGATCGATACGCAGATGAAAGTGATTCTTTTCTAAATGTCAAGGAGGAATATGTTGCTTCTACATCATGGCACAGGGCCCTACAAATTGCTGACGATGCTGTTACCGTGGATGACAAGGATCAGCTCTTTGCCAAGGTCTCAAGTCAAAAAGACAACAATCTGACGCATACAGTGTGGAATCCTGGGTCAGAATTTGCTTTCTGTGATTGTGCATGGTCATTGCAGGGTAACCTTTGCAAGCATGTCATCAAAGTCAATATGATGTGTGAAAATCGTCAAGGTTATCAGTCTTCAATGTCTTTCCAGTCCTTCAAAGAGATATTGACAAGTCTCAGGAAAAAACAGACGGATGATTCAGTTTCTCTGGATTTGTTGATGGCTTGGACACACCAGATGCTTGAACAAATCAAACAACTTGTTGAACTGAATAGTTCAAGTAATATCAGCTCTGTGGTAAATAATATGCCACTAAAATGGGTTTCTAAGAAAGGAAGAACATCTTTTGGAATACCATCATCGATTCCGATTCTTCCATCCACTTCCAAGACTAGTACGAAGACTGTTGCCGCACGTCCAAGGAATCGAAAGCGTAAAAGGTTGTGA
- the LOC110615460 gene encoding uncharacterized protein LOC110615460 produces the protein MVVHDEHPHNRANNVVSKGGGIQRGSRGGRGLFRGGRGSQAVANNANVEIIPSSATTSRKVRPNTRIGLSRKAAAEVEHTVVVGNGKERVESWVVSSEDQVGLSVLNHVHPNPPGFRNPSFPHPSSPNIVPGQKTVNGSEDDVTLIVAETFLNELNKANSASLVAPLEHQQPSSTFRNAFQEYKRLYHPNIFCLVEPRISGEAADEVCGLLGYENWIRVEAVGFSGGIWLLWSEDSFRIELVVTDPQFITVAINFSTGEKWLFSVVYASSDIYLRRKIWQSLSGENSLSISKWIVAGDFNSIVDSSEQSGYSSSNPPGAQDFSDWIFKHSLIDLGFVGSGFTWQRSGENVPYQAARLDRCFVSTDWRLDYVDAIVEHPPKLHSDHVPILGEWNRTQFGNIFDNKRRLLRRLGGVQRDLAESRSRSLVKLEFKLKRRLEEILRQEEMYWFQKSKEEWIANGERNTHFYHLAATIKRKKFCISALKNDLREVVTDPSVLKELDRLFSPEEVKLALDQIASGKAAGDDGFNVEFYKKAWPIVGTQVIDFVLFCLQGNELPSMINETVLVLVNRLQQVLTSLIGPEQNSFVPRRQITDNVVIYQEALHTMGKMNGGNGFMALKIDLEKAYDRLEWSFIDWSLEKANFSSLWRTNVRHCVHSASISILWNNEKLESFLPTRGIRQGDPLSSYLFVLCVEQLSNIIKHSVEQGAWHPLPISNNGPLVSHLMFADDMVLFAEATEEQLDVIINCLTVFCNASGQKVNFLKSSLFVSPNVSTSTASRLSSKSGIPLVSDLGRYLGVPSLHGRVSQVQFRGLVDDIRSRLAGWKAGALSRAGRITLVQSVLNSIPIYTMQSIKLPVSICKEMERLCRNFIWHGNSGDSAVHLINWQTLQYPKISWNLRVPPGAYMNWKALCWGLQFVSSGVSIDVRSGTDVKFWQDDWLSVGPLFRLVSAPIDPLELEVVVRYYWIPGYGWDWNQLSLWLPDFWRNVVYQLPYHYGSLFGKQLARRGCGFFCGKLPIRKLWSMFSGFGDDGLIQTCFGGHGNFAMNGPSILGSKDQFLAH, from the exons ATGGTTGTCCATGATGAGCATCCTCACAACCGGGCAAACAATGTAGTATCTAAGGGAGGTGGAATCCAGAGAGGGAGTCGTGGTGGTAGAGGGCTGTTTCGTGGAGGACGAGGAAGTCAGGCTGTGGCTAATAATGCTAATGTAGAGATAATTCCATCCTCTGCTACGACTTCTAGGAAAGTACGACCTAATACTAGAATTGGATTATCAAGGAAAGCAGCGGCAGAGGTTGAGCATACTGTAGTTGTTGGTAATGGGAAGGAGAGGGTAGAATCTTGGGTTGTTTCTTCTGAAGATCAGGTGGGGTTGAGTGTCTTGAATCATGTGCATCCAAATCCACCAGGTTTTCGTAACCCATCTTTCCCTCATCCGTCTAGCCCGAATATTGTCCCTGGTCAGAAGACAGTCAATGGGAGTGAGGATGATGTCACGTTGATTGTGGCTGAGACATTTTTGAATGAGTTGAATAAGGCGAATTCTGCTAGTTTGGTTGCTCCATTGGAGCACCAACAGC CATCATCTACTTTTCGCAACGCTTTTCAGGAATACAAGAGGCTATATCATCCTAACATCTTTTGTTTAGTGGAACCTCGTATTTCTGGAGAAGCGGCTGATGAAGTTTGTGGTTTGTTGGGGTATGAGAATTGGATCCGTGTTGAGGCAGTCGGATTTAGTGGTGGTATTTGGTTGCTTTGGTCAGAAGATAGCTTTCGAATTGAATTAGTTGTTACCGATCCTCAATTCATTACGGTAGCAATTAATTTTTCTACTGGAGAGAAATGGTTGTTTAGTGTAGTTTATGCAAGCTCTGATATTTATTTAAGGAGGAAGATTTGGCAATCTCTTTCTGGAGAAAATAGTCTATCCATTTCTAAATGGATTGTCGCGGGTGATTTTAATTCTATAGTGGACTCATCTGAACAAAGTGGATATTCTTCTTCTAATCCTCCAGGAGCTCAGGATTTTTCAGACTGGATTTTCAAGCACTCTCTTATTGATTTGGGGTTTGTTGGGAGTGGTTTTACATGGCAGAGAAGTGGCGAAAATGTCCCCTATCAAGCTGCTCGGTTAGATCGATGTTTTGTATCTACTGATTGGAGACTAGATTATGTTGATGCTATTGTTGAACATCCACCTAAATTGCATTCAGATCATGTTCCAATT CTTGGAGAGTGGAATAGGACTCAGTTCGGTAATATCTTTGATAACAAGAGAAGGCTTTTACGCAGGTTAGGTGGTGTTCAGAGAGATCTTGCTGAAAGCCGGTCAAGGAGCCTTGTAAAActtgaatttaaattgaaacGCAGATTGGAAGAGATTCTACGCCAAGAGGAGATGTATTGGTTTCAGAAATCAAAAGAGGAATGGATAGCGAACGGCGAACGGAATACTCATTTCTATCATCTAGCAGCTACTATCAAACggaaaaaattttgtatttctGCTTTAAAGAATGATTTGAGGGAGGTTGTTACTGATCCGTCGGTTCTTAAAG AACTTGATAGACTATTTTCTCCAGAGGAGGTTAAGCTAGCATTGGACCAGATTGCGAGTGGTAAAGCGGCTGGTGACGATGGTTTTAATGTTGAATTTTATAAGAAGGCTTGGCCAATAGTTGGGACTCAGGTGATTGATTTTGTTCTTTTTTGTTTACAAGGCAATGAGCTCCCAAGCATGATTAATGAGACGGTTTTG GTCTTGGTGAACAGGTTACAACAAGTCCTTACTTCTTTAATTGGACCAGAGCAGAATAGTTTTGTTCCGCGTCGGCAAATCACGGATAATGTAGTCATTTACCAAGAGGCTCTTCACACTATGGGGAAAATGAACGGTGGCAATGGATTTATGGCTTTGAAAATTGATTTAGAAAAAGCCTATGATAGGCTGGAATGGAGCTTTATTGATTGGAGTTTAGAGAAAGCTAATTTTTCCAGTTTATGGAGAACGAATGTGAGACATTGTGTTCATTCTGCTTCTATATCAATTCTTTGGAACAATGAGAAGTTGGAGTCTTTTTTGCCCACTCGTGGGATTCGGCAAGGCGACCCTTTATCATCCTATCTTTTTGTGCTTTGTGTGGAGCAACTTTCCAATATTATTAAGCATTCGGTGGAACAAGGGGCGTGGCATCCACTTCCTATTTCCAACAATGGTCCGTTGGTTTCACATCTCATGTTCGCCGACGATATGGTATTGTTTGCTGAAGCTACGGAAGAACAGCTGGatgttattattaattgtttaacTGTATTTTGTAATGCTTCTGGACAAAAGGTGAATTTTTTAAAGTCAAGCCTTTTTGTTTCTCCGAATGTGAGTACATCTACAGCCTCTCGTTTATCCTCTAAATCAGGAATTCCTTTGGTCTCTGACCTTGGACGTTATTTGGGGGTACCATCTCTTCATGGTAGAGTATCTCAGGTACAATTTCGTGGATTGGTTGATGATATACGAAGCCGGCTTGCTGGTTGGAAGGCGGGTGCACTTTCTAGAGCAGGGAGAATAACGCTGGTCCAATCAGTCTTGAACTCCATTCCTATTTATACTATGCAATCTATTAAATTGCCGGTGTCTATTTGTAAGGAAATGGAGCGGCTTTGCCGTAATTTTATTTGGCATGGTAATAGTGGGGATTCTGCTGTTCATCTGATTAATTGGCAAACTTTGCAATATCCAAA AATTTCTTGGAATCTTCGAGTACCTCCTGGTGCCTATATGAATTGGAAGGCTTTATGCTGGGGCCTCCAATTTGTTTCTAGCGGTGTTTCTATTGACGTTCGTAGTGGTACTGATGTTAAGTTTTGGCAAGATGATTGGCTTTCGGTTGGACCTCTTTTTCGATTGGTTTCTGCTCCTATTGATCCTTTGGAATTAGAAGTGGTTGTGAGATATTATTGGATCCCTGGATATGGATGGGATTGGAATCAGTTGTCTTTATGGCTACCTGATTTC TGGAGAAATGTGGTTTACCAGTTGCCTTACCATTATGGAAGCTTATTTGGAAAGCAACTGGCACGCAGAGGATGCGGGTTTTTCTGTGGGAAGTTACCCATAAGAAAATTATGGTCAATGTTCAGCGGTTTCGGAGATGATGGATTAATTCAGACTTGT TTTGGTGGGCATGGAAATTTCGCAATGAACGGTCCTTCAATCTTGGGGTCTAAAGATCAGTTCCTCGCTCACTAA
- the LOC110616154 gene encoding protein DNA-DAMAGE INDUCIBLE 1: MRITVMTADEHIISLDVDPHESVENVKALLEVETQVPLQQQQLLYNGREMRNNEKLSALGVKDEDLMMMVSSAAHRAPANDLSFNPDGSAVNPEAFQQHIRHDSNLMAQLFQTDPELAQVLLGNDLSKLQELLRQRHRQKSELQRQQEEELALLDADPFDVEAQKKIEAAIRQKGIDENWAAALEYNPEAFARVVMLYVDMEVNGVPLKAFVDSGAQSTIISKSCAERCGLLRLLDQRYRGIARGVGQSEILGRIHVAPIKIGNIFYPCSFLVLDSPNMEFLFGLDMLRKHQCIIDLKENVLRVGGGEVSVPFLQEKDIPSHILDEENLAKEASSSVNPGISGAMDKKSNVPAGQSSGVARGNATQGPEFEAKVVKLVELGFGRDAVIQALKLFDGNEEQAAGFLFGG; encoded by the exons ATGAGAATCACTGTAATGACAGCTGACGAACACATCATATCTCTAGATGTGGATCCCCATGAATCT GTTGAGAACGTGAAAGCTCTTCTTGAAGTGGAG ACACAGGTGCCactgcagcagcagcagctgctGTATAATGGGAGAGAAATGAGGAATAATGAGAAATTGAGTGCATTGGGCGTTAAGGATGAGGATTTAATGATGATGGTCTCCAGTGCTGCACACAG AGCTCCTGCAAATGATTTGAGCTTCAATCCTGATGGGTCTGCTGTGAATCCTGAGGCTTTCCAACAACATATTCGGCATGATTCTAATTTGATGGCCCAACTATTTCAG ACTGATCCAGAACTTGCACAAGTTCTTCTTGGCAATGACCTCAGCAAACTGCAGGAGCTCTTGCGGCAACGGCATCGCCAGAAATCTGAATTGCAGCGCCAACAAGAGGAGGAACTA GCTCTTCTTGATGCAGATCCTTTTGATGTTGAGGCACAGAAGAAAATTGAAGCTGCCATTCGCCAG AAAGGAATTGATGAGAACTGGGCAGCTGCATTGGAATACAACCCTGAAGCTTTTGCTAGGGTG GTTATGTTGTACGTTGACATGGAAGTTAATGGCGTCCCTTTAAAG GCATTTGTTGATAGTGGTGCTCAGTCGACAATAATATCGAAAAGCTGTGCTGAACGATGTGG ATTGCTGAGGCTTTTGGATCAACGATATAGAGGGATTGCTCGTGGAGTGGGTCAATCTGAGATATTGGGACGGATACATGTAGCTCCAATAAAG ATTGGGAACATATTTTATCCTTGCTCCTTCCTAGTGCTGGATTCTCCCAACATGGAATTTCTTTTCGGGCTCGATATGCTGAGAAAGCACCAG TGCATTATTGATTTGAAGGAGAATGTTTTGAGAGTTGGGGGTGGAGAAGTTTCTGTACCATTTTTGCAAG AAAAAGACATTCCATCACATATTCTGGATGAAGAGAACCTTGCCAAAGAAGCATCCAGCTCAGTAAACCCA GGGATATCAGGAGCAATGGATAAGAAGAGCAATGTACCTGCAGGTCAATCTTCTG GAGTTGCACGTGGCAATGCAACACAG GGACCTGAGTTTGAAGCCAAGGTTGTAAAGCTC